A segment of the Pirellulales bacterium genome:
GCCAAGTGGAATCGGCGGGGTGCCAGGTGCTTGAGCTGCCATTAGAGCGTCGGGCGACGGCGGGCTCGTGATGGTGTGACAGCCGGCAAAGGCCACTAAAATGGCGAAAGACGCCGCCACTGCGCTGCAAGCGAAAATCCGGCGCGGCAGCGGAGTTAGCCAGGAAAATTGCAAAGACCGGCGCAAATAACTGCCAGCAGAGCTGCGTGCTATCATGTCGTTAAAGCTTCTGGCATTCATACAGGCCCAATAATCGGCAAGGTCTGCCAACGGCCTTCATGCAATCTTTCCCTTTTGTCGGAAAAGTCTTCCCAGATTGCGCAATGCGAACCTCATTCGACCCCGGCTCTGGATTGTCAATTCCCCGCCGTTTCATTGACGGATCGGCCGCTGCAAATACAATGGAGCAAAGGTAATTCAAGGCCCTGCCAGGGCGGCGCGTAATGGGTGCGGTTGAGAGGAATTGGCCATCGTGCGATTGGCTCGCTAATTTGGGATAGTGGGGGACGAGAGGCTCTTTTTTTGGTGTGGACGCTCGATTTGTTGTGGACGTTAGGGATGCAATCGTCCACGCGTAATTCACCAACATGGCGACGCGTTTGTGGCAAAGTGTCCGTTTGCCCGTGGTCCCACCCACGCGGAGGAAGCTAGCAGTTGGCTAGCGGCGGGCGGTCTTGCATAGCACTCCTTTCGAACTGCTCCCTTCCGGGGCAAATTCAGTTTCCCATATCTCTACCAGCGCAAGTCTCACTTGCGCCCGCAGAAGAAGTGTTTCGACAAATTCGATCTGCGAGGCATCGAGAAGCGTCAAAGCATCCTTTTTCCCCTTCATGCGTGACACCTAGGTCCCGCCGAGCAAACCAGACTGCAACATCGAATGAAACGTCTGAATATTAAACTTGTCGTTGTGCTGGTGGTCTGTACGGTTACGGCAATTGTCGGCGTGTATTTCGCCCATGCCTTTCAGTACGGTCAGGCGGCCATAAGCTCGCGGCAGCAGGCCGAGGCCCTGTTGAAAGAAGGGAAACGGACGGAAGCGTTGCGGCAATATGTGGTCTATCTCCGGCAAAACGACACTCCCGATCCGCAAGTGCTCACCGATGCCGCTCAGTTGGCCAAGTCGGTCGCGTTCGAGCAGCCGAACCGCGATACGGTCACCCAGGCATTCGAGTTGCTGCGAGAGGCAATTCGGCAACTCCCGGACAACGCCGATTTGCGCCTTTCCTATGCCGAACTGATGATGTTCGCCCAGCGATCCGACGAGGCCGTCGAACCGCTATTGTGGCTCACGGCGCCGGAGCGCGGGAAGCACGATCCGAAGTTCGATATCATGTTGGCCCAATGCTACATCCAGCGGTCGTTTTACGACAAAGCGGTCGACGTGTGTGCCGCGCTGACTGGCTTCGACGTCACCGCGCGAACTTTCGACGAAAAAAAGGCGACGGCTCCGCACCAAATCGACGCCTACGACATCCTGGCCCACCTGCTGCGCGAACGCACCGCGGTGCTGCAACCTCAGGTTGCAGACTTGGTGATGGATCAATTGGTGGCGGCGAACAAGGATTCCTACCGAGCCCATCTTCAGCGTGCCCGCTATTGGCAGCAGTATGCGAAGGGGAGCGCAGCGAAGATCGCAGCCGCGAAAAAGGATCTGGAAGCTGCCCTCAAACTAGCGCCGAACGATCCGGACGTGATCCTCGTTGCCGCTCAATCCGCGATCATCGAAAAGAAATTCGATGAATGCCAGGCCATCTTGAATCGCGGGCTCGAACTGTATCCGACCAATGTCAGCATGTATCGGCAATGGGCCATCCTCAAGAGCACCGAGGGCAAGCTCGGCGACGCCGCCACGCAAGTCGAGGCCGGGCTGAAGCGGATGCCGGATAATCCGGAACTGCTTTGGATGCTCTGCGAAATCAAACTCCAGCAGCGCGACGTGGCGGGGGCTCGTGCGACGCTCGGGGCCCTGCGCAACACCAAGTATGCCAAGCCGCTCATCGACCTGATGGATGGCCGCGTCTTGCTCTTCGAAGGCAAATGGCGCGAGGCGGCGCAAGAGTTCGAACGACTTCGACCGCTATTGGCCCAATCACCCGAAAACACCAAACAAATCGACCTGTATTCCGCCCAATGCTATGGCCAGCTAGGCGAATACGACAAGCAATTGGATGCCAGCCAGCGCGTTGCCCAAACGGACCCGACGTCGTATCAAGCGCAGGTCGGCATCGCGATGGCCTATCTGTCGATGGGAAAAACCGATGAAGCCAAGCGCCGCTATGACTTGCTGGTCAAGGCCGTCGGCAAGGATAAAGCACTTTCGACGCCCCAAATTTGGCGGCCGATCGTGCAATTGCGAATGGATGAGCAATTGCGCCGGCCCAAGGCAGAGCGCGATTGGACACGCGTCGACGAAATCATCCAACAGCTCGATTCGAGCGATGCCGCCGGCTCGAAGGACAAAGAGACCGACAAAGCGGCGCGTTCTGCGCTCGCGCTGGTCAAGGCCGAGGTCGAGTTGCGCAAGGGCGATCTCGATAAAGCCCGCCAGATTCTCTTGGATGCCAGGAAAGAATATCCCGCGGAGCCCGGTATCTGGTCGGCGCTGGCAACGATCACCTCCCAGACCGACAGCCCGGCCGCGGCGTTGAAATTTCTCGACACCGCACCGCCCGAAATTCGCGATTCCATGGCGCTGCGATTGAACCGGGCCGGTATTCTGCTGCGGCAAGGCGGCCCGAACGTCAAACCATCGCTGCTCGCGATCGATGCCGGCAGCGATACGCTTTCAGCCGCCGATCGCGGGCGGTTGTGGAGCGGCTTGGGCGCGGCATTCCTCAGTCTTGGCGAGCAAGACACGGCGATGCGATTCTGGAGCAAGGCAGCCGATGTCAGCCCCGACGATTTGAAGATCCGTTTCAACCTGTTCGACTTGGCGCGCGAAACTGGCGACGAGGCCATGATGTCGAAAATCGTCGAGCAGTTCCAGAAACTGATGGGTGTCGCCAGCGCGGAAGCACGCTACGCCGACGCGGCCCGCAGCGTGGCGCTGGTGCGCAAATCCGTTCGCGAACGAACGCCCACGAACCGTTCCGCCGCCCCGCTCAACGACGCCGAAAAGCTGCAACTCGCCTCCGCGCGAAAGCTGCTCGAAGAAGTCAGCCAAGATCGCGCCAATTGGTACGAAGTGGCGCGCGTCATGGGCGATATCGAGGTTCTCGAAGGCCCAGGACATGAGAACGACGCCATCGCCGACTATCAAAAAGCCCTCAAGCTTGGGCCGCCCAGTCCCCTCATCCTCCGGCCGCTCGTGCTGCTGCTTTCGCGGCAGAATCGCACCGAGGAAGAAAAGGCCGCCTTGGATCTCGTCAGCCCGGAATACGTCTCCGAACTCGGGCTGGGCCATTGGGCCGTCGAAACCGCCGTGAATAGCCGCGATTTTCCCGCTGCCATCGCACGCGCGAAACGCGAGGTGCCCGACGATTCTCGCGATCCAAGCGGCCACATCTGGATCGCCAAGATCTATGAACGGGCTGGAATGTCGGATGAAGCCGAAGCCTCGTTTCGCCGCGCCGTGGCCACCGGCCCCGACCAGCCCGAAACTTGGGCCCGGCTGATGGAGCATCTTGCGACGCACCATAAGCTCGCCAAGATCCGCGATGTGCTGCTGGAAGCGCGCAAGCAATTGCCCGAAGATCGCGTCAATCAGGTGCTCGGGCCGGGCTACGCGTTGATCGGCCAGTATGAGCAAGCTTTAACCTACTACTTGGCGGCGCTGGAAGCCGCGCCCGACGATTCTTCCACACATCGGATGGTCGCGAACTTTTATCTGCAAATCGGCCGCACCGAAGACGCCCGCAAAGAAGCACTCGAGGTTTTGAAACTAGCGGCCAACGATCCCAAGCAGAAGCCGAATGCGATGTGGGCCCGCCGTGCCCTGGCAGACCTGCTGGCGAGCACCGGCAAGTATCCGGATTTTCTCAAAGCCAAGGCCCTGTTGGCGGAGAATGTGCAAAGTAGCGGCAGCACCGACGACAAACTGCGTTTGGCCGAGCTCCTCGGCGAACGGCCGTCAGAACCGTCGCAATGGCGTGAGGCCGTCGGGCTGTTGGAATCGTGTACCCCGCTTTCGCCGGCAAACCAAATTCATTTGGCCCATCTGCACGAATTACTCGGCAATTGGGCCGATGCCCGTCGCGAGATGGTCAACTTCGTATCGGAGCACAGGGCCGGACCGGCCGCCTACATCGCGTTCATCGATATGTTGATCCGGCACGACGAAGCCGCCGATGCTTCCTCCTGGTTGGATCGCCTTGATGCGGTCGAACCGACGATGCCGGGAAGCGGCCTGACGCCGGCCGTGGCGCTGCGGAGCCGGATTTTGGTCAAACAAGGCAACACCGATCGAGCGGTTGCATTGCTGAATGGCGTCTTGCCGAGCCGACCTTTGCCGCCGGACAAGCTGCCCCTGTTGCGGAATGTCGCCATGCAAATGGGTCAATTGGGCCTGAATGCGGCGGCGGAAGAACTGTTCCGCGAATACGCGAATTACGAACCGTCAGGAAAGTTGCTCTTGGCCAGTTTCCTCGGCCATATCGGCCGTTTGGATGAATCGCTCGATCTGTGCGAAGAATCTCTCAAAACATTTCCCATGCCCGCCGTCATGGCGATCGCCGGCGAGGTGTTCCAATCCCAGCCGAGCCATATTCAGCCGAAACATATCGAGCGCGTCGAGAAATGGTATCAGCGAGCGCTCCGCGACGATCCCGAATCCGCGCCGCTGCTGCTCCAACTCGCGCAATTCCGCGAGATCAGCGGCAACTTCGACGAATCGGAGCGCATCTATCGCGGCTTGCTCCGTCGCAATGATCTCGACGCCACGCAGCGCTCCCACGCACTAAATAACCTGGCGTTTTCCCTGGCGGAGCGCAAAAAAGACCTCGCCGAAGCACTCTCATTCATCAATGAAGCGGCGCAACTCTATGGCCAAACGACCGACGTGCTCGACACGCGGGGGATGGTCTACGTGGCAATGGGCGATTTTCCCAAGGCGCTGGCCGATCTCAACGACGCGGTCCTGGGAGCCGATCCTGCCCCTGTTAAGCTGCTCCACTTGGCGCTGGCACAGGACCTGTCGGGCGACCACGCCGCCGCTGTGCTTAGCTTCACGCGAGCCAAAGAGCAAAAGCTCGACCCCACCGCTCTGCGCAAAAGCGAGCGCGAGTTTTACGATCGCTTGAGCAAGGACCTCGGGCCTTAGGCCGACGCAACGTATGCCGGTCTCTGGCCGTCACCGTCGATTCAAGCAAGTTGGCACAGCACCAAAATTCCGCGATCCCCCGAGCCCCCTTAATG
Coding sequences within it:
- a CDS encoding tetratricopeptide repeat protein translates to MKRLNIKLVVVLVVCTVTAIVGVYFAHAFQYGQAAISSRQQAEALLKEGKRTEALRQYVVYLRQNDTPDPQVLTDAAQLAKSVAFEQPNRDTVTQAFELLREAIRQLPDNADLRLSYAELMMFAQRSDEAVEPLLWLTAPERGKHDPKFDIMLAQCYIQRSFYDKAVDVCAALTGFDVTARTFDEKKATAPHQIDAYDILAHLLRERTAVLQPQVADLVMDQLVAANKDSYRAHLQRARYWQQYAKGSAAKIAAAKKDLEAALKLAPNDPDVILVAAQSAIIEKKFDECQAILNRGLELYPTNVSMYRQWAILKSTEGKLGDAATQVEAGLKRMPDNPELLWMLCEIKLQQRDVAGARATLGALRNTKYAKPLIDLMDGRVLLFEGKWREAAQEFERLRPLLAQSPENTKQIDLYSAQCYGQLGEYDKQLDASQRVAQTDPTSYQAQVGIAMAYLSMGKTDEAKRRYDLLVKAVGKDKALSTPQIWRPIVQLRMDEQLRRPKAERDWTRVDEIIQQLDSSDAAGSKDKETDKAARSALALVKAEVELRKGDLDKARQILLDARKEYPAEPGIWSALATITSQTDSPAAALKFLDTAPPEIRDSMALRLNRAGILLRQGGPNVKPSLLAIDAGSDTLSAADRGRLWSGLGAAFLSLGEQDTAMRFWSKAADVSPDDLKIRFNLFDLARETGDEAMMSKIVEQFQKLMGVASAEARYADAARSVALVRKSVRERTPTNRSAAPLNDAEKLQLASARKLLEEVSQDRANWYEVARVMGDIEVLEGPGHENDAIADYQKALKLGPPSPLILRPLVLLLSRQNRTEEEKAALDLVSPEYVSELGLGHWAVETAVNSRDFPAAIARAKREVPDDSRDPSGHIWIAKIYERAGMSDEAEASFRRAVATGPDQPETWARLMEHLATHHKLAKIRDVLLEARKQLPEDRVNQVLGPGYALIGQYEQALTYYLAALEAAPDDSSTHRMVANFYLQIGRTEDARKEALEVLKLAANDPKQKPNAMWARRALADLLASTGKYPDFLKAKALLAENVQSSGSTDDKLRLAELLGERPSEPSQWREAVGLLESCTPLSPANQIHLAHLHELLGNWADARREMVNFVSEHRAGPAAYIAFIDMLIRHDEAADASSWLDRLDAVEPTMPGSGLTPAVALRSRILVKQGNTDRAVALLNGVLPSRPLPPDKLPLLRNVAMQMGQLGLNAAAEELFREYANYEPSGKLLLASFLGHIGRLDESLDLCEESLKTFPMPAVMAIAGEVFQSQPSHIQPKHIERVEKWYQRALRDDPESAPLLLQLAQFREISGNFDESERIYRGLLRRNDLDATQRSHALNNLAFSLAERKKDLAEALSFINEAAQLYGQTTDVLDTRGMVYVAMGDFPKALADLNDAVLGADPAPVKLLHLALAQDLSGDHAAAVLSFTRAKEQKLDPTALRKSEREFYDRLSKDLGP